A region from the Wansuia hejianensis genome encodes:
- a CDS encoding PucR family transcriptional regulator, translating into MRLPLSVILYSVKEGLSEVPEEAEKTFFYGRPSFYREETPAEGLILYEGTGRVPVERADARSVWLCGWGSVGAFAGERLPGRGSVFLLKEGYSMGWACNCLHQLFDRWEQWERETQQMVIRRAPLGEYLEAASRLSGKPLSVMNREYRLVALSSGWNELEKAGLEVRAVGERLPVEVVNVFKTDPLYLQVAERREPFLYPSNVALPVQVLCTNLFYGDIYCARVVMFEYGEEIHPWDFYLMEKLTEYLELVYMAGDELPGEVRKAGDFLQRLLDGESLKRSELLELYALEGWKAEDQYQLVVLQVSDQDIANRTLEYFRYELMKEFPYCLTAEREERIVMVLNLARASAAPGSFRQDFALFIREGNFRAGYSNLFHGLEQLEVYYRQAGIALRYGSRNNEMIWQHFFDHHALDYFLDKGSEEIPPEQMCASELQVLLEYDRRNHTELYRTLRVYLENRQNAVKTAKDLYIQRGTLLYRLARIQKLTRLDFEKYERLLYVGLSYLMADREKDRR; encoded by the coding sequence ATGCGTCTGCCATTATCTGTGATTTTATATTCGGTCAAGGAAGGACTGTCGGAAGTGCCGGAAGAGGCAGAGAAAACTTTTTTTTACGGCAGGCCGTCCTTTTACCGGGAGGAGACACCGGCTGAAGGATTGATTTTGTACGAGGGAACAGGGCGGGTTCCGGTGGAGAGGGCGGACGCCCGGAGTGTCTGGCTGTGCGGCTGGGGGAGTGTAGGCGCTTTCGCGGGTGAGAGACTCCCTGGCAGGGGCAGTGTATTTTTGCTGAAAGAAGGTTATTCCATGGGCTGGGCCTGTAACTGTCTGCATCAGCTGTTTGACCGCTGGGAACAATGGGAGCGTGAGACACAGCAGATGGTCATCCGCAGGGCGCCTCTGGGAGAGTATCTGGAAGCGGCCTCCAGGCTGTCGGGGAAGCCGCTTTCTGTCATGAACCGGGAATACCGGCTGGTGGCATTGTCCAGCGGGTGGAATGAGCTGGAAAAGGCCGGGCTGGAGGTGCGTGCGGTTGGGGAACGGCTGCCCGTGGAGGTGGTGAACGTTTTTAAGACAGACCCTCTCTATCTTCAGGTTGCGGAGCGGCGGGAGCCTTTTTTGTATCCCAGCAATGTGGCTCTGCCGGTGCAGGTTTTGTGTACCAATCTGTTTTATGGGGATATCTATTGTGCCCGGGTGGTGATGTTTGAATATGGGGAAGAGATACATCCCTGGGATTTTTACCTGATGGAAAAGCTGACGGAGTATCTGGAGCTGGTCTATATGGCAGGAGATGAACTTCCGGGAGAGGTTCGGAAGGCGGGAGATTTTCTGCAGCGCCTGTTGGACGGTGAGAGCCTGAAACGTTCAGAGCTTCTGGAGCTATATGCCCTGGAAGGATGGAAGGCGGAGGATCAGTATCAGCTGGTAGTTTTGCAGGTCAGCGACCAGGATATCGCCAACCGGACGCTGGAATATTTCCGGTATGAGCTGATGAAAGAATTTCCATACTGCCTGACTGCCGAACGGGAGGAGCGGATTGTCATGGTGCTGAACCTGGCAAGGGCTTCGGCTGCTCCAGGGTCCTTCCGCCAGGATTTTGCGTTGTTCATCCGTGAGGGAAACTTCAGAGCCGGTTACAGCAATCTGTTCCACGGATTGGAACAATTGGAGGTCTATTACCGGCAGGCGGGTATTGCCCTGAGGTATGGGAGCAGAAATAATGAGATGATCTGGCAGCATTTCTTTGATCATCATGCTCTCGACTACTTTCTGGATAAAGGGAGTGAAGAGATCCCGCCGGAGCAGATGTGTGCTTCTGAGCTGCAGGTCCTTTTGGAATACGACAGGAGGAATCATACTGAATTATACCGGACACTGCGCGTATATCTGGAAAACCGCCAGAACGCGGTTAAGACGGCTAAGGATTTATATATACAGAGAGGCACGCTGCTGTACCGCCTGGCCAGGATACAGAAGCTGACGAGACTGGATTTTGAGAAGTATGAGAGGTTGTTGTATGTGGGCTTGTCTTATTTGATGGCGGACAGAGAAAAAGACAGGAGATAG
- a CDS encoding uroporphyrinogen decarboxylase family protein yields MPMTPKENIIAVLNHETREWIPSSLSDTVSAGFGSGPGPAFEKGPLGGGPDGFGINWVTPASGGGAPIPEPGHFLMNAETIVDWKKLVKFPDLSSFDWETQAKAELSFGNPDIQAVDFGSGNGPFERMATLMGFEEALMAMYEEPEACFELMDAIADYKIQVAEYAKKYYHADLFTNYDDIATERGLFMSPESYRALIKPAHTKINDAVRALGMIPIQHTCGKADALTEDFIDTHAAAWTSVQPTNDISGILEKYGDQFCIIGGYDSNGLPGQVAASDETVIAEVKRCFDTYGIYSSYIFFGFRIVNSVDPQVNLKAIMPIITTSAQYGRELIEKA; encoded by the coding sequence ATGCCAATGACGCCAAAGGAGAACATCATCGCCGTTCTGAACCATGAAACGAGAGAATGGATTCCCTCATCCCTTTCTGATACCGTCTCTGCCGGCTTCGGTTCCGGCCCCGGGCCGGCATTTGAAAAAGGCCCTCTGGGCGGCGGCCCGGACGGTTTCGGAATCAATTGGGTGACTCCCGCTTCCGGCGGCGGCGCGCCAATTCCGGAACCGGGACATTTTCTGATGAATGCAGAAACCATTGTTGACTGGAAAAAGCTTGTGAAATTTCCTGATCTCTCTTCCTTCGACTGGGAAACTCAGGCAAAGGCAGAGTTATCTTTTGGAAACCCGGATATACAGGCCGTCGATTTCGGCAGCGGAAATGGGCCCTTTGAAAGGATGGCCACGCTCATGGGTTTTGAAGAAGCGCTGATGGCCATGTATGAAGAGCCTGAGGCCTGCTTCGAATTGATGGACGCCATAGCGGATTATAAGATTCAAGTGGCTGAGTACGCGAAAAAATATTATCACGCCGACCTTTTCACCAACTATGACGACATTGCCACTGAGAGAGGGCTTTTCATGTCCCCTGAAAGCTACCGCGCCCTCATTAAACCAGCCCACACTAAGATCAATGACGCTGTCCGCGCACTGGGTATGATTCCCATCCAGCACACCTGCGGCAAAGCGGACGCACTCACCGAAGATTTTATCGACACCCACGCAGCCGCCTGGACCTCTGTCCAGCCAACCAACGACATCTCCGGAATCCTTGAAAAATACGGGGATCAATTCTGTATTATAGGGGGCTATGATTCCAACGGCCTGCCCGGCCAGGTCGCCGCTTCCGACGAAACAGTGATCGCAGAAGTAAAACGCTGCTTCGATACCTACGGCATTTACAGCAGCTATATTTTCTTCGGATTCCGTATCGTGAATTCCGTAGATCCCCAGGTGAACCTGAAAGCGATTATGCCCATTATCACCACCAGCGCCCAGTATGGAAGAGAACTAATTGAAAAGGCCTAA
- a CDS encoding UxaA family hydrolase: MPKLLFKISPLDNVAVALSDLQKGTVCQAGGQTVRLLNDIPFGHKAALTDLAAGDYVIKYGHPIGHARQPIPAGSHVHVQNLATNLDGFLEYQYKPSKISMPSFQDAANASFQGYMRKNGKAGIRNEVWIIPTVGCVNATAALLAQKARAAFGGRVDGICAYTHNMGCSQLSDDLLRTQHILRGLINNPNAGAVLILSLGCENNNLEVFKPILGDYDPDRVKFLTTQEVDDEYEEGMKLLDELTDFAASAKREPLSARHLVIGFKCGGSDAFSGITANPLCGRINDMVVQCGGSTILTEVPEMFGAELLLMDRAVNQQVFDRTVRLINDFKQYFIRHNQAIYENPSPGNKKGGITTLEEKSLGCTQKGGQAPVVSVLDYGEPVEKNGLNLLTGPGNDQVSCTNLTASGAQMILFTTGRGNPFGAPIPTVKIATNSGLAKRKSHWIDYNAGQLLEGSTFDQVSSDFFRYLLDVASGRILTKNEQNGYREISIFRDGVIL; the protein is encoded by the coding sequence ATGCCAAAACTACTATTTAAGATTTCTCCTCTCGATAATGTGGCAGTCGCCCTGTCTGATTTACAAAAGGGCACCGTCTGCCAGGCGGGCGGCCAGACCGTCCGCCTGCTGAACGATATCCCGTTCGGGCACAAAGCAGCTCTTACGGATCTGGCCGCCGGAGATTATGTAATCAAATACGGGCACCCCATCGGCCACGCCAGGCAGCCCATTCCCGCAGGCAGTCATGTACATGTACAAAATCTAGCCACAAACCTGGATGGTTTTCTGGAGTATCAATACAAGCCATCAAAAATTTCCATGCCTTCCTTTCAGGATGCCGCCAACGCTTCCTTCCAGGGTTATATGCGAAAAAACGGAAAGGCCGGCATCCGCAACGAAGTGTGGATTATTCCCACCGTAGGATGCGTTAACGCAACAGCCGCTTTACTGGCGCAGAAGGCCAGAGCTGCGTTCGGAGGGCGGGTGGACGGCATCTGCGCCTATACGCATAATATGGGCTGCAGCCAGCTCTCTGACGATTTACTCCGTACACAACACATCCTGAGAGGGCTGATCAATAATCCCAACGCCGGAGCTGTCCTTATATTAAGTCTGGGTTGCGAGAATAATAATCTGGAAGTCTTCAAACCCATCCTAGGCGACTACGACCCTGACCGAGTAAAATTCCTCACAACGCAGGAAGTAGATGACGAGTACGAGGAAGGTATGAAGCTCTTAGACGAGCTCACAGATTTTGCCGCTTCCGCGAAACGGGAGCCCCTTTCTGCCAGGCATCTGGTAATCGGATTTAAATGCGGAGGTTCCGACGCCTTTTCCGGCATCACAGCCAATCCCCTTTGCGGCCGTATCAACGATATGGTCGTCCAATGCGGGGGCAGCACAATCCTTACCGAAGTTCCCGAAATGTTCGGTGCCGAGCTGCTGCTCATGGACCGCGCGGTGAATCAGCAGGTTTTCGATCGCACTGTCCGTCTGATTAATGATTTTAAGCAGTATTTTATCCGCCATAACCAGGCTATTTACGAAAATCCATCGCCTGGCAATAAAAAAGGCGGCATTACCACACTTGAAGAAAAATCCCTCGGATGCACGCAAAAAGGCGGACAGGCTCCGGTCGTCAGCGTTTTGGACTATGGAGAACCGGTAGAAAAAAACGGTCTCAACCTTCTGACGGGTCCGGGAAACGACCAGGTTTCCTGCACGAACCTGACTGCCAGCGGCGCACAGATGATACTGTTCACAACCGGACGGGGCAATCCCTTCGGCGCGCCTATACCCACTGTTAAAATCGCCACCAACAGCGGTCTCGCAAAAAGGAAAAGCCACTGGATCGATTACAACGCCGGCCAACTGCTGGAGGGCAGTACCTTCGACCAGGTTTCCTCTGACTTTTTCCGATACCTTCTGGATGTCGCTTCCGGCAGAATATTAACTAAAAACGAACAGAATGGCTACCGTGAAATTTCTATATTCCGGGATGGAGTTATCCTGTAA